A DNA window from Rhizobium sp. NXC14 contains the following coding sequences:
- the mutY gene encoding A/G-specific adenine glycosylase → MTTTTLDTPSAKPLLDWYDRHHRDLPWRVSPGMAARGVRADPYRVWLSEVMLQQTTVQAVKPYFEKFLRRWPDVTDLAAADNDEVMAAWAGLGYYARARNLKKCAEAVAREHGGVFPDTEEDLKSLPGIGDYTAAAIAAIAFNRQAAVMDGNVERVISRLYAIETPLPAAKPLMKAKVALLTPPGRPGDFAQAMMDLGATICTPKRPACSLCPFRDACQALRLSDPELFPVKAAKKEKPVRHGAAFIAVTREGEILLRRRGESGLLGGMTEVPTTAWTARLDGETSAAAAPFAAGWQASGTVTHVFTHFELRLAIWRAAIAQKPDMDDGWWEPVTNLEAQALPTVMKKAIAAAIPLAFKTSRA, encoded by the coding sequence ATGACGACCACCACACTCGACACCCCCTCGGCAAAGCCCCTCCTCGACTGGTACGACCGCCATCACCGCGACCTGCCCTGGCGCGTTTCGCCCGGCATGGCGGCGCGCGGCGTCCGCGCCGATCCCTATCGCGTCTGGCTGTCCGAGGTGATGCTGCAGCAGACCACGGTGCAGGCGGTCAAACCCTATTTCGAGAAATTTCTCCGGCGCTGGCCTGACGTCACCGATCTCGCCGCCGCCGACAACGACGAGGTGATGGCCGCCTGGGCGGGCCTCGGCTATTACGCGCGCGCCCGCAATCTGAAGAAATGCGCCGAAGCGGTGGCGAGGGAACATGGCGGCGTCTTTCCGGACACCGAGGAGGATCTGAAATCGCTCCCCGGGATCGGCGACTATACGGCAGCGGCCATCGCGGCCATCGCCTTCAACCGGCAGGCTGCGGTCATGGACGGCAATGTCGAGCGGGTGATCTCCAGGCTTTATGCGATCGAAACACCGCTTCCGGCCGCCAAGCCGCTGATGAAGGCGAAGGTGGCGCTGCTGACGCCGCCGGGCCGGCCGGGCGATTTCGCCCAGGCGATGATGGATCTCGGAGCGACGATCTGCACGCCGAAGCGGCCGGCCTGTTCACTCTGTCCGTTCCGCGATGCCTGTCAGGCACTGAGGCTTTCCGATCCCGAGCTCTTTCCGGTCAAGGCGGCGAAGAAGGAAAAGCCCGTGCGCCATGGCGCGGCCTTTATCGCGGTGACCAGAGAGGGCGAAATCCTGCTCAGGCGGCGCGGTGAAAGCGGCCTGCTCGGCGGCATGACCGAGGTGCCGACGACAGCCTGGACGGCGCGGCTCGACGGCGAAACCTCGGCGGCGGCCGCTCCTTTCGCCGCCGGATGGCAGGCCAGCGGCACTGTTACCCATGTCTTCACCCATTTCGAGCTCAGGCTTGCAATCTGGCGGGCGGCGATTGCCCAAAAGCCTGACATGGATGACGGATGGTGGGAACCCGTTACAAATCTTGAAGCGCAGGCCTTGCCGACAGTCATGAAAAAAGCGATCGCAGCGGCTATTCCTCTCGCATTCAAAACATCCAGGGCATAA
- a CDS encoding HAD family phosphatase produces MTTEIKHIVFDIGKVLIHYDPNLPFARLIPDEAERNWFFANICTHDWNVEQDRGRTWAEAEALLIEAHPTREEHIRAFRKYWHEMVPHAYEESVAIMEGLIEEGRDVTMLTNFASDTFREAQVRFPFLTKPRGVTVSGDVGLIKPDIAIYETHTKSFGLDPAATIFIDDAPANVEGAKAFGWNAVLFSGTDKLRSDLAAHGVTV; encoded by the coding sequence ATGACCACCGAAATAAAGCATATCGTTTTCGATATCGGCAAAGTCCTCATTCATTACGATCCCAATCTACCCTTCGCCCGCCTCATTCCCGACGAGGCCGAGCGCAACTGGTTCTTCGCCAATATCTGCACCCATGACTGGAACGTCGAGCAGGACCGCGGCCGCACCTGGGCGGAGGCCGAAGCGCTGCTGATCGAAGCGCATCCGACGCGCGAGGAGCATATCCGCGCCTTCCGCAAATACTGGCATGAGATGGTGCCGCACGCCTATGAGGAGAGCGTCGCGATCATGGAGGGACTGATCGAGGAGGGCCGTGACGTGACGATGCTCACCAACTTCGCCTCCGACACGTTTCGCGAGGCGCAGGTGCGTTTCCCCTTTCTGACGAAACCGCGCGGCGTCACCGTTTCCGGCGATGTCGGCCTGATCAAGCCCGACATCGCGATATACGAGACGCATACGAAGAGCTTCGGCCTCGATCCCGCCGCGACGATCTTCATCGACGACGCGCCGGCCAATGTCGAAGGTGCGAAGGCTTTCGGCTGGAATGCGGTGCTGTTTTCGGGCACGGATAAACTGCGCAGCGATCTCGCCGCCCATGGCGTGACGGTCTGA
- a CDS encoding DsbA family protein codes for MQMSEMQLTKRRLLSGIAIAAAAAVLVACNDSKDAADASSSGKTMADGTNVDTIKTAATTAGDMPQSDGDVDMAEVLKPGALPEMALGKADAPVKIVEYMSMTCPHCAHFHNTTFDAIKQKYVDTGKVQFIIREFPFDPRAAAAFMLARCSSSNPEQLSTPEQYFPMVSMLFKQQQVWAAADDGRAALLQMSKLAGFTEDSFTKCLTNQKLLDEVNATRERGSKDFGVNATPTFLINGKRYSGDMPVDTMSKLIDSLI; via the coding sequence ATGCAGATGTCCGAAATGCAACTGACGAAACGCCGCCTCTTGAGCGGAATCGCCATCGCCGCAGCTGCCGCCGTGCTTGTCGCCTGCAACGACAGCAAGGACGCTGCCGATGCTTCGTCTTCCGGCAAGACCATGGCCGACGGCACCAATGTCGATACCATCAAGACGGCGGCCACCACGGCGGGGGACATGCCGCAGTCTGACGGCGATGTCGATATGGCCGAGGTGCTGAAACCCGGCGCGCTGCCGGAAATGGCGCTTGGCAAGGCCGACGCGCCCGTCAAGATCGTCGAATATATGTCGATGACCTGCCCGCATTGCGCCCATTTCCACAACACCACCTTCGACGCCATCAAGCAGAAATACGTCGACACCGGCAAGGTGCAGTTCATCATCCGCGAATTCCCCTTCGATCCGCGTGCGGCGGCGGCCTTCATGCTCGCCCGCTGCAGTTCCTCCAATCCGGAGCAGTTGAGCACGCCGGAACAGTATTTCCCGATGGTTTCGATGCTGTTCAAGCAGCAGCAGGTCTGGGCCGCCGCCGATGACGGCCGCGCTGCACTGCTGCAGATGTCGAAGCTTGCCGGATTTACTGAGGATAGCTTCACGAAATGCTTGACGAACCAGAAGCTTCTGGATGAAGTGAACGCCACGCGGGAAAGGGGATCGAAGGATTTCGGCGTCAACGCCACGCCAACCTTCCTCATCAATGGCAAGCGCTATTCTGGAGACATGCCGGTTGACACCATGTCGAAGCTCATCGACAGCCTCATCTGA
- the ppdK gene encoding pyruvate, phosphate dikinase has protein sequence MTKWVYRFGDGQAEGGARDHEILGGKGANLAEMCALGLPVPPGLTIVSSACNTYYTNGGHIDDRLKAEVRAGIAAIEAITGRHFGSTSQPLLLSVRSGARVSMPGMMDTVLNLGLNDETVQALGHDAGDARFAWDSYRRFIQMYADVVMGLGNDAFEEILEDEKAKLGHELDTELSATEWQHIVSLYKRLIEEELDREFPQNPEVQLWGAVGAVFSSWMSARAVTYRQLHNIPEGWGTAVNIQAMVFGNLGNSSATGVAFTRNPSTGEKALYGEFLVNAQGEDVVAGIRTPHSITEEGRLSSGSDKPSMEKLMPEAFRELTRICSELEMHYRDMQDIEFTIERGKLWMLQTRAGKRSTRAAMKIAVDMVDEKLITEEEAVLRIEPSSLDQLLHPTIDPRVNRQVIGTGLPASPGAATGAIVFTAEEAVEAEAEGRKVILLRVETSPEDIHGMHAAEGILTTRGGMTSHAAVVARGMGIPCVVGAGTMRIDQRNERLLGIGVTLKKGDIITIDGSAGQVLKGEVPMIQPELSGDFGRIMGWADRARRMTVRTNADTPADARAARSFGAEGIGLCRTEHMFFEGERIHVMREMILAEDEKGRRLALDKLLPMQRLDFTGLFTVMHGLPVTIRLLDPPLHEFLPKTDDEVAEVAFAMGMEPLVLRQRVDALHEFNPMLGHRGCRLAISYPEIVEMQARAIFEAAVAAAQETGAAVVPEIMVPLVGLRSELDYVKACIDAIAGNVMAEAGMKIDYLVGTMIELPRAALRAHVIAEAAEFFSFGTNDLTQTTFGISRDDASAFIPTYQRKGIIEHDPFISLDFDGVGELISIAAERGRRTRNDMKLGICGEHGGDPASIRFCETIGLDYVSCSPFRVPIARLAAAQAVISENR, from the coding sequence ATGACCAAGTGGGTCTATAGGTTCGGCGACGGACAGGCTGAGGGTGGCGCGCGCGACCATGAGATTCTCGGCGGCAAAGGCGCCAACCTCGCTGAAATGTGCGCTCTCGGGCTTCCCGTCCCGCCGGGGCTGACGATCGTCAGCAGCGCCTGCAACACTTATTACACGAATGGCGGCCATATCGACGACCGGCTGAAGGCCGAGGTGCGCGCCGGCATAGCTGCGATCGAGGCCATCACCGGCCGCCATTTCGGATCCACCAGCCAGCCGCTGCTGCTCTCCGTGCGCTCCGGCGCTCGCGTCTCCATGCCCGGCATGATGGACACGGTGCTGAACCTCGGCCTCAACGACGAGACGGTGCAGGCGCTCGGCCACGATGCCGGCGATGCGCGTTTTGCCTGGGACAGCTACCGCCGCTTCATCCAGATGTATGCCGACGTCGTCATGGGGCTTGGGAACGACGCCTTCGAGGAGATTCTCGAAGACGAGAAGGCCAAGCTCGGCCACGAACTCGATACCGAGCTCAGCGCCACCGAATGGCAGCATATCGTCTCGCTCTACAAGAGGCTGATCGAGGAGGAGCTCGATCGGGAATTCCCGCAGAATCCGGAAGTCCAGCTCTGGGGCGCGGTTGGCGCGGTCTTTTCCAGCTGGATGAGCGCGCGCGCCGTCACCTATCGCCAGCTGCACAATATCCCCGAAGGCTGGGGCACGGCGGTCAATATCCAGGCCATGGTTTTCGGCAATCTCGGCAATAGCTCGGCCACCGGCGTCGCCTTCACCCGCAACCCCTCGACCGGCGAGAAGGCGCTCTACGGCGAATTCCTCGTCAATGCGCAAGGCGAGGATGTCGTTGCCGGCATCCGCACGCCGCACAGCATCACCGAGGAGGGGCGGCTTTCCTCCGGCTCCGACAAGCCCTCGATGGAAAAGCTGATGCCGGAGGCCTTCCGCGAGCTCACCCGCATCTGCAGCGAGCTCGAGATGCATTACCGCGATATGCAGGATATCGAATTCACCATCGAGCGCGGCAAGCTGTGGATGCTGCAGACACGCGCGGGCAAGCGGTCGACCCGGGCGGCGATGAAGATCGCCGTCGACATGGTCGATGAGAAATTGATTACCGAGGAGGAGGCGGTGCTGCGCATCGAACCGTCGAGCCTCGATCAACTCCTGCATCCGACGATCGATCCGCGCGTCAACCGCCAGGTGATCGGCACCGGCCTGCCGGCCTCACCGGGGGCCGCGACCGGCGCCATCGTCTTCACCGCGGAAGAAGCTGTCGAAGCGGAAGCCGAGGGCCGCAAGGTGATCCTGCTTAGGGTCGAGACCAGCCCGGAGGATATTCACGGGATGCATGCCGCCGAAGGCATCCTGACGACGCGCGGCGGCATGACCAGCCATGCGGCGGTGGTCGCCCGCGGCATGGGCATTCCCTGCGTTGTCGGCGCCGGCACCATGCGCATCGATCAACGCAACGAACGGCTGCTCGGCATCGGCGTCACCCTGAAGAAGGGCGACATCATCACCATCGACGGCTCGGCCGGCCAGGTGCTGAAGGGGGAGGTGCCGATGATCCAGCCGGAGCTTTCGGGCGATTTCGGCCGCATCATGGGCTGGGCCGACCGGGCGCGGCGGATGACGGTGCGCACCAATGCCGATACGCCGGCCGATGCCCGCGCCGCCCGCTCCTTCGGCGCCGAGGGCATCGGCCTTTGCCGCACCGAACACATGTTCTTCGAGGGCGAGCGCATCCATGTCATGCGCGAGATGATCCTTGCCGAGGATGAGAAGGGCAGGCGGCTGGCGCTCGACAAGCTCTTGCCGATGCAGCGCCTGGATTTCACCGGCCTCTTCACCGTCATGCACGGCCTGCCGGTGACGATCCGCCTGCTCGATCCGCCGCTGCACGAATTCCTGCCGAAGACCGACGACGAGGTCGCCGAGGTTGCCTTTGCCATGGGCATGGAGCCGCTTGTCCTGCGCCAGCGCGTCGATGCGCTGCACGAGTTCAACCCGATGCTCGGCCATCGCGGCTGCCGGCTGGCGATCTCCTATCCGGAGATCGTCGAGATGCAGGCCCGCGCCATCTTCGAGGCGGCGGTGGCGGCCGCCCAGGAGACCGGAGCGGCGGTCGTGCCCGAGATCATGGTGCCGCTCGTTGGCCTCCGTTCCGAGCTCGATTACGTCAAAGCCTGCATCGACGCCATCGCCGGCAATGTCATGGCCGAAGCCGGCATGAAGATCGATTATCTCGTCGGCACGATGATCGAGCTGCCGCGCGCGGCGCTACGCGCCCATGTGATCGCCGAGGCGGCCGAGTTCTTCTCCTTCGGCACCAACGACCTGACGCAGACAACTTTCGGCATCTCGCGCGACGATGCCTCCGCCTTCATCCCCACCTATCAGCGCAAGGGCATCATCGAGCACGATCCCTTCATCTCGCTCGATTTCGACGGGGTGGGGGAATTGATCAGCATCGCCGCCGAACGCGGTCGGCGCACCCGCAACGACATGAAGCTCGGCATCTGCGGCGAACATGGCGGCGACCCGGCCTCGATCCGCTTTTGTGAGACGATCGGCCTCGACTATGTCTCCTGCTCGCCCTTCCGCGTGCCGATCGCCAGACTGGCGGCGGCCCAGGCGGTGATTTCGGAAAACCGGTAA
- a CDS encoding glutathione S-transferase family protein: protein MTITITAFERSPDRGRGLARDMRVRWALEEAGQPYDVRLVSFETMKQPAHLARQPFGQIPTYEEGDLTLFESGAIVLHIAERHGGLLPQDVNGRARATAWMFAALNTVETPIFEHSLARILERDEPWYEKRLRSLEGSIRKRLNSLSAHLGDADWLDGAFSAGDLLMASVLLRLKSSNILDDYPSLAAYVARAEARPAYQRAFAAQFAVFQAASAAD, encoded by the coding sequence ATGACGATCACCATTACCGCCTTTGAACGTTCGCCCGATCGGGGCCGTGGGCTGGCGCGCGACATGCGGGTTCGCTGGGCGCTCGAGGAAGCCGGCCAGCCGTATGATGTCCGCCTCGTCTCATTCGAGACGATGAAGCAGCCGGCGCACCTGGCGCGCCAGCCATTCGGGCAGATCCCGACCTATGAGGAAGGCGATCTCACATTGTTCGAATCCGGCGCGATCGTCCTTCATATCGCCGAGCGTCATGGGGGCCTGTTGCCGCAAGACGTCAATGGACGGGCGCGGGCGACTGCCTGGATGTTTGCTGCGCTCAATACGGTGGAGACGCCGATCTTCGAGCACAGCCTCGCCAGGATTCTCGAGCGCGACGAACCCTGGTATGAGAAGCGCCTGCGTTCCCTGGAGGGCAGCATCCGCAAACGGCTGAACAGCCTTTCGGCCCATCTCGGCGACGCCGACTGGCTCGACGGCGCATTCAGCGCCGGCGATTTGCTGATGGCGTCGGTGCTGCTGCGGCTGAAGTCATCCAATATCCTCGACGATTATCCCAGCCTCGCCGCCTATGTCGCCCGCGCTGAGGCGCGACCCGCCTATCAGCGCGCCTTCGCCGCGCAGTTCGCGGTTTTTCAGGCCGCATCGGCGGCGGACTGA
- a CDS encoding DUF721 domain-containing protein, with the protein MSYPRKDVKQISELANGLIDPVLARRAGINTALLGSWSEIAGEDFADCTRPEKIAWARGGGDDGNFRPGVLTIACEGARALFLTHAQGELIQRINSFFGFAAVHQIRIVQKPVSQAVRRSRTPPPLKGEAARKLEGMMEGIEGDKLRQAIERLGTAVMGKRGNGR; encoded by the coding sequence ATGAGTTATCCACGCAAAGATGTGAAACAGATTTCCGAGCTGGCGAACGGGCTGATCGATCCGGTCCTTGCCCGGCGCGCCGGCATCAACACGGCGCTGCTCGGCTCGTGGAGCGAAATCGCCGGCGAGGATTTTGCCGATTGCACCCGCCCGGAGAAAATCGCCTGGGCTCGCGGCGGCGGCGATGACGGCAACTTCCGCCCCGGCGTGCTGACCATCGCCTGCGAAGGGGCACGCGCGCTCTTCCTCACCCATGCCCAGGGCGAACTCATCCAGCGCATCAACAGCTTCTTCGGCTTCGCCGCCGTCCACCAGATCCGCATCGTCCAGAAACCGGTGTCGCAAGCCGTCCGCCGCTCCCGCACCCCGCCGCCGCTGAAGGGCGAAGCCGCCCGTAAGCTCGAAGGCATGATGGAGGGCATCGAAGGCGACAAGCTGCGGCAGGCGATTGAGCGACTGGGGACTGCGGTGATGGGCAAGCGGGGGAATGGGCGCTGA
- a CDS encoding chromosome segregation SMC family protein, with translation MKFNKLRLVGFKSFVEPTEFIIERGLTGVVGPNGCGKSNLVEALRWVMGENSYKNMRASGMDDVIFSGSGNRPARNTAEVALYLDNGERTAPAAFNDSDEIQVTRRIEREQGSLYRINGKESRAKDVQLLFADASTGARSPSMVGQGRIGELIQAKPQARRQLLEEAAGISGLHSRRHEAELRLRAAETNLERLDDVTSQLESQIESLKRQARQANRFKTLSADIRAREAMLLHIRWVQAKEAEAEADSALNQATSIVAEKAQAQMEAAKQQGIASLKLPELRDGEARAAAALQRLQIARSQLEEDAGRILRRRDELTRRLAQLAEDIRREERLVADNAVILAKLDAEEAEISDILADSGRHAEETREAFEAAAAKLADSERIFTQLTAERAEAAAGRNQLERAIRDLADRRMRLERQMDEANAELSAIGEKISGLPDPDEKRAMVEAGEIALADADAAVQTVEQALAAARQAEALSRAPVDQARSGLNALETEARTISRMLAAGAAAGKFPPIAEELKVDRGFETALGAALGDDLESPLDAEAPAHWSVNGDGAGDPALPEGAVPLIAHISAPSALTRRLRQIGLVADGDARSLMAALKPGQRLVTKEGAVYRWDGHVTGADAPSAAALRLAQKNRLAELESEAAIARDVLAEAEERQAGAADSIRLEERRLAEARDMSRLSARHLAEAREALAAAERASGDLIRRRDVVSEAASQLGAQLEEIGVQEENARIELEDAPDLTEIDERLRFQQAEVATDRGTLAEARARHESLARENEARQRRIMAIGQERETWRQRAASGEDHVATLREREEEAREEAADLEMAPDEFDDKRRALLSELQKAEEARRNAGDLLAEAERIQRDADHKAATALSELAEYRERRGRAEERLVSARERRHESEVRIREALNVPPHEALRFAGLQPMQALPDPREVERELERLKMERERLGAVNLRADEEQKELSEKLEALIKERDDVIDAIRKLRGAIQSLNREGRERLVAAFDVVNGQFQRLFTHLFGGGTAELQLIESDDPLEAGLEILARPPGKKPQTMTLLSGGEQALTAMALIFAVFLTNPAPICVLDEVDAPLDDHNVERYCNLMDEMAASTETRFVIITHNPITMARMNRLFGVTMAEQGVSTLVSVDLQTAERLREIA, from the coding sequence ATGAAGTTCAACAAGCTGCGCCTGGTCGGCTTCAAATCCTTCGTCGAGCCGACGGAATTCATCATCGAGCGGGGGCTGACCGGCGTCGTCGGCCCGAACGGCTGCGGCAAGTCCAATCTCGTCGAGGCGCTGCGCTGGGTGATGGGCGAGAATTCATACAAGAACATGCGCGCCTCCGGCATGGACGACGTGATCTTTTCCGGCTCCGGCAACCGCCCAGCCCGCAATACCGCCGAGGTGGCCCTCTATCTCGACAATGGCGAGCGGACCGCACCTGCCGCCTTCAACGACAGCGACGAGATCCAGGTCACCCGCCGCATCGAGCGCGAGCAGGGCTCGCTCTATCGCATCAACGGGAAGGAAAGCCGCGCCAAGGATGTGCAGCTGCTGTTTGCCGATGCCTCGACCGGCGCCCGTTCACCCTCGATGGTCGGCCAGGGCCGTATTGGCGAGCTGATCCAGGCAAAGCCGCAGGCCCGCCGCCAGCTCCTGGAAGAAGCGGCCGGCATTTCGGGCCTGCATTCGCGCCGCCATGAGGCCGAGCTGCGTCTGCGCGCTGCCGAAACCAATCTCGAGCGCCTCGACGACGTCACCTCGCAGCTCGAAAGCCAGATCGAGAGCCTGAAGCGCCAGGCGCGCCAGGCCAATCGATTCAAGACGCTGTCGGCCGATATCCGCGCCCGCGAGGCGATGCTGCTGCATATCCGCTGGGTGCAGGCCAAGGAGGCTGAGGCGGAGGCCGACAGCGCTCTGAACCAGGCGACATCAATCGTTGCCGAAAAGGCGCAAGCGCAGATGGAGGCAGCCAAGCAGCAGGGCATCGCCAGCCTGAAGCTGCCGGAACTGCGCGACGGCGAGGCGCGCGCCGCCGCCGCCCTGCAGCGCCTGCAGATCGCCAGGAGCCAGCTGGAGGAGGATGCCGGCCGCATCCTGCGCCGCCGCGACGAACTGACCCGCCGTCTCGCCCAGCTTGCCGAGGATATCCGCCGCGAGGAGCGGCTGGTGGCCGATAATGCCGTCATCCTCGCCAAGCTCGACGCCGAAGAGGCCGAGATTTCGGACATCCTCGCCGATTCCGGCCGTCATGCCGAGGAGACACGCGAAGCCTTCGAAGCGGCGGCGGCAAAACTTGCCGACAGCGAGCGCATCTTCACGCAGCTGACGGCCGAGCGCGCTGAAGCCGCCGCCGGGCGCAACCAGCTGGAGCGCGCCATTCGCGATCTGGCTGACCGCCGCATGCGCCTCGAGCGCCAGATGGACGAAGCAAACGCGGAATTGTCGGCGATCGGCGAGAAGATATCAGGCCTGCCCGATCCGGATGAAAAACGCGCGATGGTCGAGGCCGGCGAAATCGCGCTTGCCGATGCCGATGCCGCCGTCCAGACGGTCGAACAGGCGCTGGCGGCTGCCCGTCAGGCCGAGGCACTGTCGCGCGCGCCGGTCGATCAGGCCCGCTCTGGCCTGAATGCGCTGGAAACCGAAGCCCGCACCATTTCCCGCATGCTCGCCGCCGGTGCCGCGGCCGGCAAGTTCCCGCCGATTGCCGAGGAGCTGAAGGTCGATCGCGGCTTCGAGACGGCGCTCGGTGCAGCACTCGGCGACGATCTGGAATCGCCGCTCGATGCCGAGGCGCCGGCCCATTGGTCTGTCAATGGCGATGGCGCCGGCGATCCGGCGCTTCCCGAAGGCGCCGTGCCGCTGATCGCTCATATCAGCGCGCCATCAGCTCTCACCCGCCGCCTGCGCCAGATCGGCCTGGTCGCCGATGGCGACGCGCGCTCCCTGATGGCGGCGCTGAAGCCCGGCCAGCGGCTGGTGACGAAGGAGGGCGCCGTCTATCGCTGGGACGGCCATGTCACCGGCGCCGATGCCCCGAGCGCTGCCGCGCTGCGCCTTGCCCAGAAGAACCGCCTGGCCGAACTCGAAAGCGAAGCGGCGATCGCCCGTGATGTGCTTGCCGAGGCCGAAGAGCGGCAGGCAGGGGCGGCCGATTCGATCCGCCTCGAGGAGCGGCGGCTGGCCGAGGCCCGCGACATGAGCCGGCTGTCGGCGCGCCATCTGGCCGAAGCGCGCGAGGCGCTGGCTGCGGCCGAGCGGGCTTCCGGCGATCTCATCCGCCGCCGCGACGTCGTCAGCGAGGCTGCGAGCCAGCTGGGCGCGCAATTGGAAGAGATCGGCGTCCAGGAGGAAAACGCCCGAATCGAGCTGGAGGACGCGCCCGATCTCACCGAGATCGACGAGCGCTTGCGCTTCCAGCAGGCGGAAGTGGCGACCGACCGCGGCACGCTCGCCGAGGCCCGCGCCCGTCATGAAAGCCTGGCGAGGGAAAACGAGGCCCGCCAGCGCCGCATCATGGCGATCGGCCAGGAGCGCGAGACCTGGCGCCAGCGGGCGGCAAGCGGCGAGGATCATGTCGCCACACTGCGCGAGCGCGAGGAAGAGGCGCGCGAAGAGGCGGCCGATCTCGAAATGGCGCCTGACGAATTCGACGACAAGCGTCGCGCCCTGCTGAGCGAATTACAGAAGGCCGAGGAGGCGCGCCGCAATGCCGGCGATCTTCTGGCCGAAGCCGAACGCATCCAGCGCGATGCCGATCACAAGGCGGCGACCGCGCTTTCCGAGCTTGCCGAATACCGCGAACGCCGCGGCCGCGCCGAGGAGCGCCTGGTCTCGGCCCGCGAACGTCGGCACGAAAGTGAAGTCCGCATTCGCGAGGCGCTGAACGTGCCGCCGCATGAGGCGCTTCGGTTCGCCGGCCTGCAGCCGATGCAGGCTCTGCCCGATCCGCGCGAGGTCGAGCGCGAGCTGGAGCGGCTGAAGATGGAGCGCGAACGGCTCGGCGCCGTCAACCTGCGCGCCGACGAGGAGCAGAAGGAGCTGAGCGAGAAGCTCGAAGCGCTGATCAAGGAGCGCGACGACGTCATCGACGCGATCCGCAAGCTGCGCGGCGCCATCCAGAGCCTGAACCGCGAGGGCCGCGAGCGCCTGGTCGCCGCCTTCGACGTCGTCAATGGCCAGTTCCAGCGGCTGTTCACCCATCTCTTCGGCGGCGGCACCGCCGAGCTGCAGCTGATCGAATCCGATGATCCGCTGGAGGCCGGCCTCGAAATCCTGGCCCGCCCGCCCGGCAAGAAGCCGCAGACGATGACGCTGCTGTCGGGCGGCGAACAGGCGCTGACTGCAATGGCGCTGATCTTCGCCGTCTTCCTCACCAACCCGGCGCCGATCTGCGTGCTAGACGAGGTGGACGCGCCGCTCGACGACCACAATGTCGAACGCTACTGCAACCTGATGGACGAAATGGCGGCTTCGACCGAGACCCGCTTCGTCATCATCACCCATAATCCCATCACCATGGCCCGCATGAACCGCCTCTTCGGCGTCACCATGGCCGAGCAGGGCGTCTCCACCCTCGTCTCCGTCGACCTGCAGACAGCCGAACGCCTGCGCGAAATTGCCTGA